A window of the Paralichthys olivaceus isolate ysfri-2021 chromosome 5, ASM2471397v2, whole genome shotgun sequence genome harbors these coding sequences:
- the LOC109644260 gene encoding suppressor of cytokine signaling 7-like isoform X4 produces the protein MTDAQQDMSPDFVLMRLVSAAEYDRLDEPDDLISGGGGFGPVKAALGHHGVRFDLEPGGPSAGLGSASPHYSSPLPRKGDLDGGLVLTQAPLGSEAPRSPPPPENFAIAAQRFVDFPVPHGSGGQLMVFQNLLRAGDRILECGLEQPPPGFLQAEAERQQQDSGSGTGPGSTTAGPGPGGGKDQNSHCIPSTEENLQPQLLQWHPVLKLSKGSDGSPQRGNPALDSEPGSVLCHRHRLLTDRLAKWPPGLLDQALHLGLLEPRKNCTTGVRDPVLALARRLGHLGEGREGGGGEDMVPPLPRCSCHSVLASGSGGMGPGEDPSDTSDALLVLEGLGSEEVGVLGGGVEKGEKVEGLGGGGIPGGAGPVFSSGTLSGLMRQVHRLAEEAGVCTDQNCRSSLAVSTTDTLCPYPPNHPQATAAPPGGLPVWLEPLPSTNPDPNHCSQHQHQSCSQPQSRTTTPKLSMASGGGARSASPLVVLKGEVGGGGREGEKTPRSKMRKGGSLKFRLSKLFRTKSSNGGSGGLLDKRPSLASSTSSGGSLLDVWGSTCSNTEQDSSRLPVSRPHSAFSPVTFTPAFTDDFSGPPQQGTFTERSVGASMQSLPPRPLALPPSLSTIQHSLSLNDTFLRGLPRPVPLRPASQHYPPRLTPRCPLSRLDANSFATSLRELEKCGWYWGPMNWEDAEMKLKGKPDGSFLVRDSSDPRYILSLSFRSQGVTHHTRMEHYRGTFSLWCHPKFEDRCHSVVEFIERAIMHSKNGKFLYFLRSRVPGLPPTPVQLLYPVSRFSSVKSLQHLCRFCIRQLVRIDHIQELPLPTPLIAYLKKFYYYDPEEEVSPTLTERSQTGVVESQT, from the exons ATGACCGACGCGCAGCAGGACATGTCCCCGGACTTTGTCCTCATGAGGCTCGTGTCCGCGGCAGAGTACGACCGGCTGGACGAGCCCGACGACCTGATCTCTGGAGGCGGCGGGTTCGGGCCCGTTAAAGCGGCGCTGGGACACCACGGCGTCAGGTTCGATCTGGAGCCCGGTGGTCCCTCGGCAGGCCTCGGCTCGGCCTCCCCGCACTACAGCTCGCCGCTCCCCCGAAAAGGCGACCTGGACGGCGGGCTGGTTTTGACGCAGGCTCCGCTGGGCTCCGAGGCGCCGCGCTCACCTCCGCCGCCCGAGAACTTTGCTATAGCGGCGCAAAGGTTCGTGGACTTCCCGGTGCCGCACGGCTCGGGGGGACAGCTGATGGTGTTTCAGAACTTGCTGCGGGCCGGAGACCGGATCCTGGAGTGCGGGCTGGAGCAGCCGCCACCGGGGTTCCTCCAGGCGGAAGCGGAGAGACAGCAGCAGGATTCCGGATCAGGAACCGGTCCCGGTAGCACAACAGCCGGTCCTGGGCCTGGAGGTGGGAAGGACCAGAACTCACACTGTATCCCATCCACAGAGGAGAACTTGCAGCCGCAGCTCCTGCAGTGGCACCCGGTCCTCAAACTGTCCAAAGGTTCTGATGGGTCTCCTCAGCGGGGGAACCCTGCTCTGGACTCTGAGCCTGGGTCGGTCCTGTGCCATCGACACCGCCTCCTGACAGACAGACTCGCTAAATGGCCCCCGGGCCTGCTGGATCAAGCCTTGCACCTGGGCCTGCTGGAGCCCAGGAAGAACTGCACCACTGGGGTAAGGGACCCGGTCCTGGCTCTGGCCCGGAGGCTGGGTCATCTgggtgaggggagggagggtggcGGGGGAGAGGACATGGTGCCTCCACTCCCTCGGTGCTCCTGTCACAGTGTCTTAGCCTCGGGTTCGGGCGGCATGGGACCCGGCGAGGACCCGAGTGATACCAGTGACGCCCTGCTGGTCCTTGAAGGTCTGGGTTCTGAGGAGGTGGGGGTGCTGGGAGGAGGTGTtgagaaaggagagaaggtgGAGGGGCTTGGTGGTGGTGGGATTCCTGGGGGGGCAGGGCCTGTGTTCTCCAGTGGGACTCTGAGTGGTCTGATGCGGCAGGTCCACAGACTGGCGGAGGAGGCGGGGGTGTGCACTGATCAGAACTGCCGGTCGTCGTTGGCCGTCAGCACCACTGACACTCTCTGTCCCTACCCCCCCAACCACCCACAGGCCACTGCAGCCCCCCCCGGTGGTCTCCCAGTCTGGCTTGAGCCACTCCCGTCCACCAACCCCGACCCAAACCACTGCTCGCAGCATCAGCATCAATCCTGCTCCCAGCCCCAGAGCCGCACCACCACCCCCAAACTCAGCATGGCCTCTGGCGGGGGGGCGCGATCTGCCTCCCCTTTAGTGGTCCTGAagggggaggtgggaggaggaggaagagagggtgaAAAGACACCGAGGAGCAAGATGAGAAAAGGGGGGTCCCTGAAGTTCCGGCTCAGCAAGCTGTTCAGAACCAAGAGTTCCAACGGGGGGTCAGGGGGACTGCTGGACAAGAGGCCATCGCTGGCCTCGTCCACCTCGTCCGGGGGGAGTCTGCTGGACGTGTGGGGGTCCACCTGCAGCAATACGGAGCAAGACAGCAGCAG GCTGCCGGTGTCCAGACCCCACAGTGCCTTCTCTCCAGTGACCTTCACTCCTGCGTTCACTG ATGATTTCAGCGGTCCTCCTCAACAGGGGACGTTCACCGAGCGAAGTGTTGGGGCATCAATGCAATCTCTTCCCCCGCGACCGCTGGCCCTGCCCCCCTCCCTCAGCACCATCCAGCACAGTCTGAGCCTCAATg ACACCTTCCTGCGAGGTTTACCACGGCCCGTCCCTCTGCGTCCCGCCAGTCAGCACTATCCGCCGCGACTCACCCCCCGCTGCCCCCTCAGTCGACTCGACGCCAACAGCTTCGCCACCAGCCTCAGAGAACTGGAGAAG tgcgGTTGGTACTGGGGGCCGATGAACTGGGAGGACGCAGAAATGAAACTTAAGGGGAAACCTGACGGATCGTTTCTGGTTCGAGACAGTTCGGACCCCCGATACATCCTGAGTCTGAGCTTCAGGTCCCAGGGAGTTACACACCACACACGCATGGAGCACTACAGAg GAACCTTCAGTCTGTGGTGTCATCCGAAGTTTGAGGATCGTTGTCACTCTGTGGTGGAGTTCATAGAAAGAGCCATTATGCACTCCAAGAACGGGAAGTTCCTCTACTTCCTGCGCTCCAGAGTCCCTG gtctgCCCCCGACCCCGGTCCAGCTCTTGTATCCAGTCTCCAGGTTCAGCAGTGTTAAATCTCTGCAGCATCTCTGTCGCTTCTGCATCAGACAGCTTGTTCGCATCGACCACATCCAGGAGCTGCCGCTGCCCAC acCTCTGATCGCCTACCTGAAGAAGTTTTATTACTACGACCCAGAGGAGGAGGTCAGTCCGACGCTGACGGAGAGGAGCCAGACGGGGGTGGTCGAGTCCCAAACGTAG
- the LOC109644260 gene encoding suppressor of cytokine signaling 7-like isoform X2: MTDAQQDMSPDFVLMRLVSAAEYDRLDEPDDLISGGGGFGPVKAALGHHGVRFDLEPGGPSAGLGSASPHYSSPLPRKGDLDGGLVLTQAPLGSEAPRSPPPPENFAIAAQRFVDFPVPHGSGGQLMVFQNLLRAGDRILECGLEQPPPGFLQAEAERQQQDSGSGTGPGSTTAGPGPGGGKDQNSHCIPSTEENLQPQLLQWHPVLKLSKGSDGSPQRGNPALDSEPGSVLCHRHRLLTDRLAKWPPGLLDQALHLGLLEPRKNCTTGVRDPVLALARRLGHLGEGREGGGGEDMVPPLPRCSCHSVLASGSGGMGPGEDPSDTSDALLVLEGLGSEEVGVLGGGVEKGEKVEGLGGGGIPGGAGPVFSSGTLSGLMRQVHRLAEEAGVCTDQNCRSSLAVSTTDTLCPYPPNHPQATAAPPGGLPVWLEPLPSTNPDPNHCSQHQHQSCSQPQSRTTTPKLSMASGGGARSASPLVVLKGEVGGGGREGEKTPRSKMRKGGSLKFRLSKLFRTKSSNGGSGGLLDKRPSLASSTSSGGSLLDVWGSTCSNTEQDSSRLPVSRPHSAFSPVTFTPAFTGETVSLVDVDISRRGGNCLHPPTPPPPPRRSLSLLDDFSGPPQQGTFTERSVGASMQSLPPRPLALPPSLSTIQHSLSLNDTFLRGLPRPVPLRPASQHYPPRLTPRCPLSRLDANSFATSLRELEKCGWYWGPMNWEDAEMKLKGKPDGSFLVRDSSDPRYILSLSFRSQGVTHHTRMEHYRGTFSLWCHPKFEDRCHSVVEFIERAIMHSKNGKFLYFLRSRVPGLPPTPVQLLYPVSRFSSVKSLQHLCRFCIRQLVRIDHIQELPLPTPLIAYLKKFYYYDPEEEVSPTLTERSQTGVVESQT; encoded by the exons ATGACCGACGCGCAGCAGGACATGTCCCCGGACTTTGTCCTCATGAGGCTCGTGTCCGCGGCAGAGTACGACCGGCTGGACGAGCCCGACGACCTGATCTCTGGAGGCGGCGGGTTCGGGCCCGTTAAAGCGGCGCTGGGACACCACGGCGTCAGGTTCGATCTGGAGCCCGGTGGTCCCTCGGCAGGCCTCGGCTCGGCCTCCCCGCACTACAGCTCGCCGCTCCCCCGAAAAGGCGACCTGGACGGCGGGCTGGTTTTGACGCAGGCTCCGCTGGGCTCCGAGGCGCCGCGCTCACCTCCGCCGCCCGAGAACTTTGCTATAGCGGCGCAAAGGTTCGTGGACTTCCCGGTGCCGCACGGCTCGGGGGGACAGCTGATGGTGTTTCAGAACTTGCTGCGGGCCGGAGACCGGATCCTGGAGTGCGGGCTGGAGCAGCCGCCACCGGGGTTCCTCCAGGCGGAAGCGGAGAGACAGCAGCAGGATTCCGGATCAGGAACCGGTCCCGGTAGCACAACAGCCGGTCCTGGGCCTGGAGGTGGGAAGGACCAGAACTCACACTGTATCCCATCCACAGAGGAGAACTTGCAGCCGCAGCTCCTGCAGTGGCACCCGGTCCTCAAACTGTCCAAAGGTTCTGATGGGTCTCCTCAGCGGGGGAACCCTGCTCTGGACTCTGAGCCTGGGTCGGTCCTGTGCCATCGACACCGCCTCCTGACAGACAGACTCGCTAAATGGCCCCCGGGCCTGCTGGATCAAGCCTTGCACCTGGGCCTGCTGGAGCCCAGGAAGAACTGCACCACTGGGGTAAGGGACCCGGTCCTGGCTCTGGCCCGGAGGCTGGGTCATCTgggtgaggggagggagggtggcGGGGGAGAGGACATGGTGCCTCCACTCCCTCGGTGCTCCTGTCACAGTGTCTTAGCCTCGGGTTCGGGCGGCATGGGACCCGGCGAGGACCCGAGTGATACCAGTGACGCCCTGCTGGTCCTTGAAGGTCTGGGTTCTGAGGAGGTGGGGGTGCTGGGAGGAGGTGTtgagaaaggagagaaggtgGAGGGGCTTGGTGGTGGTGGGATTCCTGGGGGGGCAGGGCCTGTGTTCTCCAGTGGGACTCTGAGTGGTCTGATGCGGCAGGTCCACAGACTGGCGGAGGAGGCGGGGGTGTGCACTGATCAGAACTGCCGGTCGTCGTTGGCCGTCAGCACCACTGACACTCTCTGTCCCTACCCCCCCAACCACCCACAGGCCACTGCAGCCCCCCCCGGTGGTCTCCCAGTCTGGCTTGAGCCACTCCCGTCCACCAACCCCGACCCAAACCACTGCTCGCAGCATCAGCATCAATCCTGCTCCCAGCCCCAGAGCCGCACCACCACCCCCAAACTCAGCATGGCCTCTGGCGGGGGGGCGCGATCTGCCTCCCCTTTAGTGGTCCTGAagggggaggtgggaggaggaggaagagagggtgaAAAGACACCGAGGAGCAAGATGAGAAAAGGGGGGTCCCTGAAGTTCCGGCTCAGCAAGCTGTTCAGAACCAAGAGTTCCAACGGGGGGTCAGGGGGACTGCTGGACAAGAGGCCATCGCTGGCCTCGTCCACCTCGTCCGGGGGGAGTCTGCTGGACGTGTGGGGGTCCACCTGCAGCAATACGGAGCAAGACAGCAGCAG GCTGCCGGTGTCCAGACCCCACAGTGCCTTCTCTCCAGTGACCTTCACTCCTGCGTTCACTG GTGAGACAGTGTCTCTGGTTGATGTGGACATTTCTCGAAGAGGTGGGAACTGTCTTCATCCCCCaactcccccacccccacccagaCGGAGCCTCAGTCTGCTCG ATGATTTCAGCGGTCCTCCTCAACAGGGGACGTTCACCGAGCGAAGTGTTGGGGCATCAATGCAATCTCTTCCCCCGCGACCGCTGGCCCTGCCCCCCTCCCTCAGCACCATCCAGCACAGTCTGAGCCTCAATg ACACCTTCCTGCGAGGTTTACCACGGCCCGTCCCTCTGCGTCCCGCCAGTCAGCACTATCCGCCGCGACTCACCCCCCGCTGCCCCCTCAGTCGACTCGACGCCAACAGCTTCGCCACCAGCCTCAGAGAACTGGAGAAG tgcgGTTGGTACTGGGGGCCGATGAACTGGGAGGACGCAGAAATGAAACTTAAGGGGAAACCTGACGGATCGTTTCTGGTTCGAGACAGTTCGGACCCCCGATACATCCTGAGTCTGAGCTTCAGGTCCCAGGGAGTTACACACCACACACGCATGGAGCACTACAGAg GAACCTTCAGTCTGTGGTGTCATCCGAAGTTTGAGGATCGTTGTCACTCTGTGGTGGAGTTCATAGAAAGAGCCATTATGCACTCCAAGAACGGGAAGTTCCTCTACTTCCTGCGCTCCAGAGTCCCTG gtctgCCCCCGACCCCGGTCCAGCTCTTGTATCCAGTCTCCAGGTTCAGCAGTGTTAAATCTCTGCAGCATCTCTGTCGCTTCTGCATCAGACAGCTTGTTCGCATCGACCACATCCAGGAGCTGCCGCTGCCCAC acCTCTGATCGCCTACCTGAAGAAGTTTTATTACTACGACCCAGAGGAGGAGGTCAGTCCGACGCTGACGGAGAGGAGCCAGACGGGGGTGGTCGAGTCCCAAACGTAG
- the LOC109644260 gene encoding suppressor of cytokine signaling 7-like isoform X3 yields the protein MTDAQQDMSPDFVLMRLVSAAEYDRLDEPDDLISGGGGFGPVKAALGHHGVRFDLEPGGPSAGLGSASPHYSSPLPRKGDLDGGLVLTQAPLGSEAPRSPPPPENFAIAAQRFVDFPVPHGSGGQLMVFQNLLRAGDRILECGLEQPPPGFLQAEAERQQQDSGSGTGPGSTTAGPGPGGGKDQNSHCIPSTEENLQPQLLQWHPVLKLSKGSDGSPQRGNPALDSEPGSVLCHRHRLLTDRLAKWPPGLLDQALHLGLLEPRKNCTTGVRDPVLALARRLGHLGEGREGGGGEDMVPPLPRCSCHSVLASGSGGMGPGEDPSDTSDALLVLEGLGSEEVGVLGGGVEKGEKVEGLGGGGIPGGAGPVFSSGTLSGLMRQVHRLAEEAGVCTDQNCRSSLAVSTTDTLCPYPPNHPQATAAPPGGLPVWLEPLPSTNPDPNHCSQHQHQSCSQPQSRTTTPKLSMASGGGARSASPLVVLKGEVGGGGREGEKTPRSKMRKGGSLKFRLSKLFRTKSSNGGSGGLLDKRPSLASSTSSGGSLLDVWGSTCSNTEQDSSRLPVSRPHSAFSPVTFTPAFTGVFLSLSPDDFSGPPQQGTFTERSVGASMQSLPPRPLALPPSLSTIQHSLSLNDTFLRGLPRPVPLRPASQHYPPRLTPRCPLSRLDANSFATSLRELEKCGWYWGPMNWEDAEMKLKGKPDGSFLVRDSSDPRYILSLSFRSQGVTHHTRMEHYRGTFSLWCHPKFEDRCHSVVEFIERAIMHSKNGKFLYFLRSRVPGLPPTPVQLLYPVSRFSSVKSLQHLCRFCIRQLVRIDHIQELPLPTPLIAYLKKFYYYDPEEEVSPTLTERSQTGVVESQT from the exons ATGACCGACGCGCAGCAGGACATGTCCCCGGACTTTGTCCTCATGAGGCTCGTGTCCGCGGCAGAGTACGACCGGCTGGACGAGCCCGACGACCTGATCTCTGGAGGCGGCGGGTTCGGGCCCGTTAAAGCGGCGCTGGGACACCACGGCGTCAGGTTCGATCTGGAGCCCGGTGGTCCCTCGGCAGGCCTCGGCTCGGCCTCCCCGCACTACAGCTCGCCGCTCCCCCGAAAAGGCGACCTGGACGGCGGGCTGGTTTTGACGCAGGCTCCGCTGGGCTCCGAGGCGCCGCGCTCACCTCCGCCGCCCGAGAACTTTGCTATAGCGGCGCAAAGGTTCGTGGACTTCCCGGTGCCGCACGGCTCGGGGGGACAGCTGATGGTGTTTCAGAACTTGCTGCGGGCCGGAGACCGGATCCTGGAGTGCGGGCTGGAGCAGCCGCCACCGGGGTTCCTCCAGGCGGAAGCGGAGAGACAGCAGCAGGATTCCGGATCAGGAACCGGTCCCGGTAGCACAACAGCCGGTCCTGGGCCTGGAGGTGGGAAGGACCAGAACTCACACTGTATCCCATCCACAGAGGAGAACTTGCAGCCGCAGCTCCTGCAGTGGCACCCGGTCCTCAAACTGTCCAAAGGTTCTGATGGGTCTCCTCAGCGGGGGAACCCTGCTCTGGACTCTGAGCCTGGGTCGGTCCTGTGCCATCGACACCGCCTCCTGACAGACAGACTCGCTAAATGGCCCCCGGGCCTGCTGGATCAAGCCTTGCACCTGGGCCTGCTGGAGCCCAGGAAGAACTGCACCACTGGGGTAAGGGACCCGGTCCTGGCTCTGGCCCGGAGGCTGGGTCATCTgggtgaggggagggagggtggcGGGGGAGAGGACATGGTGCCTCCACTCCCTCGGTGCTCCTGTCACAGTGTCTTAGCCTCGGGTTCGGGCGGCATGGGACCCGGCGAGGACCCGAGTGATACCAGTGACGCCCTGCTGGTCCTTGAAGGTCTGGGTTCTGAGGAGGTGGGGGTGCTGGGAGGAGGTGTtgagaaaggagagaaggtgGAGGGGCTTGGTGGTGGTGGGATTCCTGGGGGGGCAGGGCCTGTGTTCTCCAGTGGGACTCTGAGTGGTCTGATGCGGCAGGTCCACAGACTGGCGGAGGAGGCGGGGGTGTGCACTGATCAGAACTGCCGGTCGTCGTTGGCCGTCAGCACCACTGACACTCTCTGTCCCTACCCCCCCAACCACCCACAGGCCACTGCAGCCCCCCCCGGTGGTCTCCCAGTCTGGCTTGAGCCACTCCCGTCCACCAACCCCGACCCAAACCACTGCTCGCAGCATCAGCATCAATCCTGCTCCCAGCCCCAGAGCCGCACCACCACCCCCAAACTCAGCATGGCCTCTGGCGGGGGGGCGCGATCTGCCTCCCCTTTAGTGGTCCTGAagggggaggtgggaggaggaggaagagagggtgaAAAGACACCGAGGAGCAAGATGAGAAAAGGGGGGTCCCTGAAGTTCCGGCTCAGCAAGCTGTTCAGAACCAAGAGTTCCAACGGGGGGTCAGGGGGACTGCTGGACAAGAGGCCATCGCTGGCCTCGTCCACCTCGTCCGGGGGGAGTCTGCTGGACGTGTGGGGGTCCACCTGCAGCAATACGGAGCAAGACAGCAGCAG GCTGCCGGTGTCCAGACCCCACAGTGCCTTCTCTCCAGTGACCTTCACTCCTGCGTTCACTG GTGTGTTTCTCTCGTTGTCTCCAGATGATTTCAGCGGTCCTCCTCAACAGGGGACGTTCACCGAGCGAAGTGTTGGGGCATCAATGCAATCTCTTCCCCCGCGACCGCTGGCCCTGCCCCCCTCCCTCAGCACCATCCAGCACAGTCTGAGCCTCAATg ACACCTTCCTGCGAGGTTTACCACGGCCCGTCCCTCTGCGTCCCGCCAGTCAGCACTATCCGCCGCGACTCACCCCCCGCTGCCCCCTCAGTCGACTCGACGCCAACAGCTTCGCCACCAGCCTCAGAGAACTGGAGAAG tgcgGTTGGTACTGGGGGCCGATGAACTGGGAGGACGCAGAAATGAAACTTAAGGGGAAACCTGACGGATCGTTTCTGGTTCGAGACAGTTCGGACCCCCGATACATCCTGAGTCTGAGCTTCAGGTCCCAGGGAGTTACACACCACACACGCATGGAGCACTACAGAg GAACCTTCAGTCTGTGGTGTCATCCGAAGTTTGAGGATCGTTGTCACTCTGTGGTGGAGTTCATAGAAAGAGCCATTATGCACTCCAAGAACGGGAAGTTCCTCTACTTCCTGCGCTCCAGAGTCCCTG gtctgCCCCCGACCCCGGTCCAGCTCTTGTATCCAGTCTCCAGGTTCAGCAGTGTTAAATCTCTGCAGCATCTCTGTCGCTTCTGCATCAGACAGCTTGTTCGCATCGACCACATCCAGGAGCTGCCGCTGCCCAC acCTCTGATCGCCTACCTGAAGAAGTTTTATTACTACGACCCAGAGGAGGAGGTCAGTCCGACGCTGACGGAGAGGAGCCAGACGGGGGTGGTCGAGTCCCAAACGTAG
- the LOC109644260 gene encoding suppressor of cytokine signaling 7-like isoform X1 has product MTDAQQDMSPDFVLMRLVSAAEYDRLDEPDDLISGGGGFGPVKAALGHHGVRFDLEPGGPSAGLGSASPHYSSPLPRKGDLDGGLVLTQAPLGSEAPRSPPPPENFAIAAQRFVDFPVPHGSGGQLMVFQNLLRAGDRILECGLEQPPPGFLQAEAERQQQDSGSGTGPGSTTAGPGPGGGKDQNSHCIPSTEENLQPQLLQWHPVLKLSKGSDGSPQRGNPALDSEPGSVLCHRHRLLTDRLAKWPPGLLDQALHLGLLEPRKNCTTGVRDPVLALARRLGHLGEGREGGGGEDMVPPLPRCSCHSVLASGSGGMGPGEDPSDTSDALLVLEGLGSEEVGVLGGGVEKGEKVEGLGGGGIPGGAGPVFSSGTLSGLMRQVHRLAEEAGVCTDQNCRSSLAVSTTDTLCPYPPNHPQATAAPPGGLPVWLEPLPSTNPDPNHCSQHQHQSCSQPQSRTTTPKLSMASGGGARSASPLVVLKGEVGGGGREGEKTPRSKMRKGGSLKFRLSKLFRTKSSNGGSGGLLDKRPSLASSTSSGGSLLDVWGSTCSNTEQDSSRLPVSRPHSAFSPVTFTPAFTGETVSLVDVDISRRGGNCLHPPTPPPPPRRSLSLLGVFLSLSPDDFSGPPQQGTFTERSVGASMQSLPPRPLALPPSLSTIQHSLSLNDTFLRGLPRPVPLRPASQHYPPRLTPRCPLSRLDANSFATSLRELEKCGWYWGPMNWEDAEMKLKGKPDGSFLVRDSSDPRYILSLSFRSQGVTHHTRMEHYRGTFSLWCHPKFEDRCHSVVEFIERAIMHSKNGKFLYFLRSRVPGLPPTPVQLLYPVSRFSSVKSLQHLCRFCIRQLVRIDHIQELPLPTPLIAYLKKFYYYDPEEEVSPTLTERSQTGVVESQT; this is encoded by the exons ATGACCGACGCGCAGCAGGACATGTCCCCGGACTTTGTCCTCATGAGGCTCGTGTCCGCGGCAGAGTACGACCGGCTGGACGAGCCCGACGACCTGATCTCTGGAGGCGGCGGGTTCGGGCCCGTTAAAGCGGCGCTGGGACACCACGGCGTCAGGTTCGATCTGGAGCCCGGTGGTCCCTCGGCAGGCCTCGGCTCGGCCTCCCCGCACTACAGCTCGCCGCTCCCCCGAAAAGGCGACCTGGACGGCGGGCTGGTTTTGACGCAGGCTCCGCTGGGCTCCGAGGCGCCGCGCTCACCTCCGCCGCCCGAGAACTTTGCTATAGCGGCGCAAAGGTTCGTGGACTTCCCGGTGCCGCACGGCTCGGGGGGACAGCTGATGGTGTTTCAGAACTTGCTGCGGGCCGGAGACCGGATCCTGGAGTGCGGGCTGGAGCAGCCGCCACCGGGGTTCCTCCAGGCGGAAGCGGAGAGACAGCAGCAGGATTCCGGATCAGGAACCGGTCCCGGTAGCACAACAGCCGGTCCTGGGCCTGGAGGTGGGAAGGACCAGAACTCACACTGTATCCCATCCACAGAGGAGAACTTGCAGCCGCAGCTCCTGCAGTGGCACCCGGTCCTCAAACTGTCCAAAGGTTCTGATGGGTCTCCTCAGCGGGGGAACCCTGCTCTGGACTCTGAGCCTGGGTCGGTCCTGTGCCATCGACACCGCCTCCTGACAGACAGACTCGCTAAATGGCCCCCGGGCCTGCTGGATCAAGCCTTGCACCTGGGCCTGCTGGAGCCCAGGAAGAACTGCACCACTGGGGTAAGGGACCCGGTCCTGGCTCTGGCCCGGAGGCTGGGTCATCTgggtgaggggagggagggtggcGGGGGAGAGGACATGGTGCCTCCACTCCCTCGGTGCTCCTGTCACAGTGTCTTAGCCTCGGGTTCGGGCGGCATGGGACCCGGCGAGGACCCGAGTGATACCAGTGACGCCCTGCTGGTCCTTGAAGGTCTGGGTTCTGAGGAGGTGGGGGTGCTGGGAGGAGGTGTtgagaaaggagagaaggtgGAGGGGCTTGGTGGTGGTGGGATTCCTGGGGGGGCAGGGCCTGTGTTCTCCAGTGGGACTCTGAGTGGTCTGATGCGGCAGGTCCACAGACTGGCGGAGGAGGCGGGGGTGTGCACTGATCAGAACTGCCGGTCGTCGTTGGCCGTCAGCACCACTGACACTCTCTGTCCCTACCCCCCCAACCACCCACAGGCCACTGCAGCCCCCCCCGGTGGTCTCCCAGTCTGGCTTGAGCCACTCCCGTCCACCAACCCCGACCCAAACCACTGCTCGCAGCATCAGCATCAATCCTGCTCCCAGCCCCAGAGCCGCACCACCACCCCCAAACTCAGCATGGCCTCTGGCGGGGGGGCGCGATCTGCCTCCCCTTTAGTGGTCCTGAagggggaggtgggaggaggaggaagagagggtgaAAAGACACCGAGGAGCAAGATGAGAAAAGGGGGGTCCCTGAAGTTCCGGCTCAGCAAGCTGTTCAGAACCAAGAGTTCCAACGGGGGGTCAGGGGGACTGCTGGACAAGAGGCCATCGCTGGCCTCGTCCACCTCGTCCGGGGGGAGTCTGCTGGACGTGTGGGGGTCCACCTGCAGCAATACGGAGCAAGACAGCAGCAG GCTGCCGGTGTCCAGACCCCACAGTGCCTTCTCTCCAGTGACCTTCACTCCTGCGTTCACTG GTGAGACAGTGTCTCTGGTTGATGTGGACATTTCTCGAAGAGGTGGGAACTGTCTTCATCCCCCaactcccccacccccacccagaCGGAGCCTCAGTCTGCTCG GTGTGTTTCTCTCGTTGTCTCCAGATGATTTCAGCGGTCCTCCTCAACAGGGGACGTTCACCGAGCGAAGTGTTGGGGCATCAATGCAATCTCTTCCCCCGCGACCGCTGGCCCTGCCCCCCTCCCTCAGCACCATCCAGCACAGTCTGAGCCTCAATg ACACCTTCCTGCGAGGTTTACCACGGCCCGTCCCTCTGCGTCCCGCCAGTCAGCACTATCCGCCGCGACTCACCCCCCGCTGCCCCCTCAGTCGACTCGACGCCAACAGCTTCGCCACCAGCCTCAGAGAACTGGAGAAG tgcgGTTGGTACTGGGGGCCGATGAACTGGGAGGACGCAGAAATGAAACTTAAGGGGAAACCTGACGGATCGTTTCTGGTTCGAGACAGTTCGGACCCCCGATACATCCTGAGTCTGAGCTTCAGGTCCCAGGGAGTTACACACCACACACGCATGGAGCACTACAGAg GAACCTTCAGTCTGTGGTGTCATCCGAAGTTTGAGGATCGTTGTCACTCTGTGGTGGAGTTCATAGAAAGAGCCATTATGCACTCCAAGAACGGGAAGTTCCTCTACTTCCTGCGCTCCAGAGTCCCTG gtctgCCCCCGACCCCGGTCCAGCTCTTGTATCCAGTCTCCAGGTTCAGCAGTGTTAAATCTCTGCAGCATCTCTGTCGCTTCTGCATCAGACAGCTTGTTCGCATCGACCACATCCAGGAGCTGCCGCTGCCCAC acCTCTGATCGCCTACCTGAAGAAGTTTTATTACTACGACCCAGAGGAGGAGGTCAGTCCGACGCTGACGGAGAGGAGCCAGACGGGGGTGGTCGAGTCCCAAACGTAG